One window from the genome of Gimesia aquarii encodes:
- a CDS encoding XylR family transcriptional regulator produces MPHRTPQVAIFIETSKTFGRGILQGISTYSRTHGPWSIFIDEWGPASSLPDWIKDWDGDGIIARVRSQQMADRLKQAGVPIVDTLHQISNSDLPGVYSDDMAIAELAFEHLHDRHLRHFAFVGVERSNWSLRRSVAFTDLVKRRGFECELYSPLSRRRFVESWNGGQEDLGDWLESLPKPIGLMAAHDLRALCVLDACSRRNIAVPEQVAVVGVDNDDVFCEVIDPHLTSISHQSEQIGYEAASLLDHLMKGKTTPSSPLLLPPRILVPRRSTDIIAVNDLAIASALEFIRRNACSEINVTLISQHVNLTRRSLERRFMKLVGKTPHQLIAEERLRRVKQLLIDTDFTLEKIASMAGISSAAYLSVVIKEHENCTPNEFRQRATH; encoded by the coding sequence ATGCCACACCGTACACCACAAGTAGCTATTTTTATTGAAACATCAAAAACATTTGGTCGTGGGATTCTGCAAGGCATTTCGACCTATTCACGCACACATGGACCCTGGTCTATTTTTATCGATGAGTGGGGACCTGCGAGTTCACTTCCCGATTGGATCAAGGATTGGGATGGAGACGGAATTATCGCCAGAGTTCGCTCTCAACAGATGGCAGATCGCTTAAAACAAGCTGGTGTTCCCATTGTTGACACACTGCATCAGATATCCAATTCTGACCTTCCCGGTGTCTATTCAGATGATATGGCTATCGCGGAACTGGCTTTTGAACATTTGCACGATCGTCACTTGAGACATTTTGCGTTTGTAGGTGTTGAAAGATCTAACTGGTCGCTCAGACGTAGTGTCGCCTTTACCGATCTAGTAAAACGACGTGGATTCGAATGTGAACTTTATTCACCACTTTCCCGTAGGCGTTTTGTCGAAAGTTGGAATGGAGGCCAGGAAGACTTGGGAGACTGGTTGGAATCGCTTCCTAAACCAATAGGTTTAATGGCTGCACATGATCTTCGCGCGCTATGCGTTCTAGATGCCTGCAGTCGTCGAAACATTGCTGTCCCTGAACAAGTTGCCGTAGTTGGCGTAGATAATGATGATGTATTCTGTGAAGTGATTGATCCTCACCTCACCAGTATCTCTCATCAGTCAGAACAAATTGGTTACGAAGCTGCTTCGCTCCTCGATCATTTAATGAAAGGAAAAACCACGCCGAGTTCTCCTTTGCTGCTTCCCCCTAGAATTCTGGTTCCACGCAGGTCGACCGACATCATTGCTGTGAACGATCTCGCAATTGCTTCTGCTTTGGAATTTATCAGACGCAATGCATGTTCAGAAATAAACGTCACATTAATTTCGCAACATGTGAATCTTACTAGGCGTTCTTTGGAACGCCGTTTTATGAAGTTGGTTGGTAAAACACCTCATCAATTAATCGCGGAAGAGCGGCTTCGTCGAGTAAAACAACTTTTAATCGATACAGATTTTACTCTGGAAAAAATTGCATCAATGGCGGGAATTTCGAGCGCTGCCTATTTGAGTGTCGTGATCAAAGAACATGAAAATTGCACGCCTAATGAGTTCCGTCAAAGAGCAACTCATTAA